The window TCGGCTTCGGCGGTTATCCGACGCTGCCGCCGCTGATCGCGGCACGGCTCGCCGGCCGGCCCAGCATCATCCATGACGCCAATGCGGTGATGGGCCGCGCCAACAAGTTCCTGTCCGGCCGGGTCACCGCGATCGCTACCTCGCTGCCCGGCGTGCTCGACCATGCGCCGGCACTGGCTGCTAAAACAACCGTCACCGGCACGCCGATGCGTCCGGCGATTCTTTCAGCCGCCGGCATGGCGTTCGTGCCGCCGGATGTAGACGGCGCGCTGCGCCTGCTGGTGGTCGGCGGCAGCCAGGGCGCGCGGGTGATGGCGGATATCGTCCCTCCGGCGATCGAGCGGCTTGAAGCCGCGTTGTGGCGCCGTCTCGTGCTGGTGCAGCAGGTGCGCCAGGAAGATATGGCGCGGGTGCGCGCGGTGTATGACCGGCTCAAGATCAATGCCGACCTGCAGCCGTTCTTCAGCGATCTGCCGGCGCGGCTGGCGTCCAGCCATCTGGTGATCTCGCGCTCCGGTGCCGGCACAGTGGCCGAACTCGCCGCCATCGGACGTCCCTCGATCCTGGTGCCGCTGCCCGGTGCGATCGATCAGGATCAGTTCGCCAATGCCGGCGTGCTCCAGCGCGTCGATGGCGCGATCCGCATCGTGCAGTCCGATTTCACGCCGGACCGGCTGGCCACGGAAATCTCGTCGCTCGCGGCCGCGCCGCTGCGGCTGACCACGATGGCCACGCGCGCCCGCTCGGCAGGCACCCTCGATGCCGCGCAGCGGCTTGCGGACCTGGTGATGAAGGTGGCGGGGATTTAACCGCCAACCTGACCATCCGGCGGCGCTTTGGCCCGCGTCAAGTCTGCCAATTGTCGTTGCAACGCCTTATATAGTCGGCTCGGATTTCAGAAAGTTGGGATCGATGTTGGCGTTGGAACTCGGGATCGTCGTGGTCCTGATCGTGGTGAATGGCTTGCTCGCGATGTCGGAGCTGGCCGTGGTGTCGTCCCGGCCGGCACGGCTGGCGGCGCTGGTTGAAAAAGGCGTCACCGGCTCGCGGCGTGCGCTGGCGCTGGCATCGGACCCCGGAAAATTCCTCTCCACGGTGCAGATCGGAATCACGCTGGTCGGCGTGCTGTCGGGCGCGTTCTCCGGCGCCACGCTGGGGCAGCGACTGACCGCGCTTTTGGTCGAGGCGGGCCTGCGCCAGGGCGTGGCCGATGCGGTCGGCGTCGGTATCGTGGTCAGCGTCATCACCTATGCTTCACTGATCGTCGGCGAACTGGTGCCGAAACAGATCGCGCTGCGCGATCCGGAAGCGATGGCGGTGCGCGTCGCGCCGGCCATGACCGTTGTCGCCAGAATCAGTTCACCACTGGTGTGGCTGCTCGATGCCTCGGGCGACGCGGTGCTGTGGCTGCTCGGCCAGCGCGGCGAGGTCTCCGACAAGGTGTCGGAGGACGAGATCCGCACGCTGATTGTCGAAGCCGAGAATGCCGGCGTGCTGGAGCCCGGCGAAAAGGAGATGATTGCGGGCGTGATGCGGCTTGGCGACCGTCCGGTCGGCGCGGTGATGACCCCGCGGCGCGAGGTCAGCATGGTCGATCTGTCCGGCGACATCGGCAGCGTTCGCTCTGCGTTCGTGGCGAGTCCGCATTCCCGCCTTGTCGCCCACGAGAACAATCGCGATCACCCAATCGGCATCCTGCACGCCAAAGACCTGCTCGATGCTTTTGTCGCAGGCAGCGCCATCGATGTTCGCGCGCTGGTCAAGGAGGCGCCGGCAATTCCGGAGTCGGTCGACGCGCGCGACGTAGTGGCGATCCTGAAGACGTCCGCCGTCCATATGGGTCTGGTGTTCGACGAATACGGCACTTTCCAGGGCGTGGTGACCAGCGCCGACATTCTCGAGTCCATCGTTGGCGAGTTCAAAAACGGCGACGGCCCGGACGAGCTGGCCTGGGTGCAACGCGACGACGGCAGCTATCTGTTGTCCGGCTGGATGCCGGTGGACGACATGGCCGACTTGCTGTCAGTCATCCTGCCGGAGGGCCGCGATTACCAGACGGTGGCTGGCTTCGCTCTCCAGCATTTCGAAACCCTGCCGAACGTCGGTCAAAACTTCACACGCGACGGCTGGCGTATCGAAGTGGTTGATATGGACGGCCGCCGTATCGACAAGCTGCTGGCGGCGCGCGAGGTTGCGGGTTAGCGCGAGATATCTTTACATCCCGCGGAGCGCTGCGATCAGGGCTTTGTTGAACGCGATCGAATCTTCGATTTGCGGGATGTGGCCGAGCCCCGGCAGGACGTCGAGCGACGCCTTCGGCAACAGTGTCTGTAGATCCCTGGCTTGCGCCAATGGGGTGACGGTGTCCTTGTCGCCCCAGAGCAGGGCGGTGGGCGCCGCGATGCCTGCGACGGCGCGGCGATCCGCACTCAGCGCGCCGCGATCGGCGCTGGTGAAATACAACAGCCAGTCGGCGATGTCGGCGGTGCTGTTCTTCAGCCGCATCGGTGTCTGCAGGATGCCGATGGTCTGAGCATCCGCAGCGGCTTTGTTCGCGATCAGTTGTGACAGCAGGGTCTTGGTGGCCAGCGGATTGGTAACGGTCAGTGATACCAGGAGCTCGCGGATCCATCGCGGATGAAGCAGCCATGGCGGGTCGCTCGGCGGAGCGGTCAGGCCCAGTGCAGCATCGACGAGCACCAGGCCACGCGTGCGGTCCGGATGGCGCATCACGTATTCCAGGGCTGTGCCGGCACCAAAGGAATGTCCGACAATGATGGCTTTGGTAACGCCGAGGGTGGTGAGGATATTGTCGATCCGCGCCGCCTGCGCGCCGCGAGTGTAATCGCCCGGCCGGTCCGAGAAGCCGAACGGCGGCAGATCGAGCGCGATCACGCGAAAGCCTGACGACGTCAGCGCATCGGTGGTTCGCCACCACAATTGGCTCCACGCGGCGGTGCCGTGAATCAGGACCACGGGGATGGCCTGAGTGTCACCCTTGTCCTGGATGAAGATCCGTCCGGAGCGCGTCGCGATCGTCTTGCCGGAGGCCGGCATGATCTGGTCGCGGTCCGCGGTCTCGCGCAGCGCCGCGGCCAATCGAAACGCGATCGCCGCCGCGCATGCCAGGACAAGCAGCAGGAGCAGGCTTCGAACGGCGAACTTGACGAGCTTGCGTATCATCGAGATGCGGCCCCGTGGGCTGTTGGCCGATCTCGCTTGATAAAGAGCGGGCGTTAATCGTCTTTTACGACGCGTGCGGCATTTCGCGCCCGTCTACAATTTCACATGCTCCACCAGATAATCCAGGAACGCCCGGACACGCGCGGGCAGCTGGCCGCCATGGCCGACGAACACCGCGTGGATCGCTTCGAGATCGCCGGGGTTGAAGTCTTCCAGCACCGGGACCAATCGGCCGGCATCGATATCGGTCCTGACGTGAAAGCGCGTCAGCCGCGCCAGGCCCATGCCGGCGACCACCAGCCGCTGCATGGCTTCGCCGTCGCTGACCAGCGAATTGCCCGATGGTAAAACGCTGACGGTTTTGCCGCTGTCATCGCGGAACGGCCAGCCCTCGACCTGCTTGATGAAGCAGAACCCAAGCATGTTGTGGTGCTCGAGATCCGCCGGCGTTCGCGGCGTGCCGTGCTCGGCGAGATAGGACGGCGCCGCCACCACCACCATCGGGCTTTCGCCGAGTTTGCGCGCGAGCAGCCGCGATTCACGTAACGGTCCGACGCGGATGGCGACGTCGGCCCGCTCCTCCATCAGGTCGACCACGGTGTCGGTGAGCGACACGTCGACACTGACGCCGGGGTAGCGCTTGATGAAGCCGGGCAGCAGCGGCAACAGCCGGTGCAGGCCGAAGGGCACACTGGTGTTGACCCGCAGCCGGCCGCGTGGTGTCGCTCCCGTGGTGGCTTCGCGCTCGGCGGCATTGATGTCCTCAAGGATCCGGATCGCGCGCTCGTAATAGGCGCTGCCCTCCGGGGTCAGCTGCAGTTTTCGCGTCGAGCGGTTGACCAGCCGCACCCCTAGCCGGCTTTCCAGCCGGGCCAGCAGCTTGCTGACCGCCGAGGGGGTCATCCGGAAGGTGCGGGCGGCGGCGGAAAAGCCGCCGAGATCGACCACGCGAACGAAAACTTCCATCTCGCCGGAGCGATTGACGTCCATTCGCGACATTGTGACTTCAATTCATAAATATTGTTCCTTAGAGAATTCTAATTCACGAATAGCCGGATGTCCATCTCAGGCCAGTCGGGTCTCGTCCCGGCCCCCCCTCCGTCGGGCCTGCTGCTTTCCAAGGACTCCTGCCATGCCACTTGCACTCTATGCGCTCACCGCCGGCGCTTTCGGAATTGGCGTCACTGAATTCGTCATCATGGGTCTGCTGATCCAGGTCGGCGCCGATCTCGGCGTCTCGATCCCCGCGGCAGGCCTGCTGATTTCCGGCTACGCGCTCGGCGTCGTGGTCGGCGCGCCGATCATGACCATCGCCACCAGCCGCTGGCCACGCAAAACCGCGCTGCTGGTGCTGATGGCGATCTTCACCATCGGCAATGCAGCGTGCGCGATCGCGCCGGACTACTGGACGCTGATGGCCGCGCGGGTGCTGACGGCGTTCGCGCACGGCACCTTCTTCGGCGTCGGCTCGGTGGTCGCAACCAGTCTCGTTGCGCCCAACAAGAAGGCCTCGGCCATCGCCGTGATGTTCACCGGGCTGACCGTGGCCAACATTCTCGGTGTTCCCTTCGGCACCTGGCTCGGCCAGGGCTTCGGCTGGCGCGCGACCTTCTGGGGAGTGACGGTGGTCGGTCTGGCCGCATTGGCCGTGATCGCGGCGTTCGTTCCCCGTGATACGGCCGTGCAGGAACCCACGAAGTTGCGTGATGATCTCGCGGTGCTGGGACGTCGCTCGGTGCTGGTGGGACTCTTGACCACCGTGTTGAGCTGGGTCGGCGTGTTCGCGGTCTTCACTTACATCGCGCCGATCCTGACCCGCATCACTGGTTTTCAGGATGCTGTGGTGTCGCCGATCCTGCTGGTGTTTGGCGCGGGCCTTGTGGCCGGCAACCTGGTCGGTGGCCGCCTTGCTGACCGCAAGTTGATGCCGACGCTGTTTGGCAGCCTGCTCGGGCTCACCGTCGTGCTGGGGCTGATGACGTTCGCCATCCACAGCCAGATCGCAGCGGTTGTCTTTGTCGGCCTGCTCGGTTTCGCGGCATTCGCCACGGTGCCGCCATTGCAGATGTGGGTGCTGGAGAAGGCTCATGGTGCTGGCCAGAGCCTCGCCTCCAGCTTCAACATCGCCGCGTTCAATCTCGGCAACGCGATCGGCGCCTGGCTCGGCGGCATCGTGATCACCCATGGCCCCGGCCTCGGCGCCATTCCATGGGTTGCGGCCCTGGTGCCGCTTGCCGGACTGCTGCTGGCGCTGTTCAACCAGCAACTGGACCAGCGCCGCGTTCAGGCTGTTCCTGCGGAATGAATGCGTCGCGGGCCCGCAGAACACGCCATCATGCAAAAAGCCGGCCTAGAAGGCCGGCTTTTTGCTGGCGAAATAATGCGCCGGGGAATCGCCGTAGCAGCGGCGGAACATGGCGATGAAGTTGCTGGGCGATGCGTAGCCCAGGGTATCGGCGACCAGCGCCACCGGTTCACCTTGCGCCAGCCGCTCCAGCGCATGCGTCAGCCGCGCCTGCTGGCGCCACTGCGCAAAACTCGAGCCGGTCTCTGCAACAAACAACCGCCGCATGGTGCGCGACGACAGGCCGGCCCATTGCGCCCATTCGTCCAGCGTGCGGTTATCGCTGGGACGATTCAAAAGCGCGGTCGCGATGCGCACCAGTCGCTCATTCGATGGCATCGGCAGATGCAGCGGCTGCTGCGGTGATCGTCGAACTTCATCCATCAACACGGCAAGCAGACGCGCCTGTTCGGGCGCAAGGTCATGATCGCTCGGCCATGACGCCGCACGCCGCACCAGCGCGCGCATCAGCTCGCTGGTGCCGATCACACACGGGCGCGTTGGCAGCCCGCTGCAGCTGTCGGGTGTGATCAGCACGCTCCAGCCGCTCAGTGCGCCGCTGATGCTCACCTTGTGCTGTTCGCCGGGTGGCATCCAGCCGGCGCGGTTGGGCGGCAGCAGCCACGAGCCGTGCCGGGTGCGCACGTGGATCAGCCCGCTCTCGATGCAGAAGATCTGGCCGCGCAGGTGGGCGTGCCAGTCATGTTCCCGCGTGCCCAGCTTGAAAGCGTCGGCAGGGTCATCCGAGCCCCACAGCGCGATGACGGCCGGCCCGTCGAGGCGGTCGAGGGCGTCCAATAAGATTGTCTCTAGGCTGGCCATTTCTCACTATTTATTGGCCAAATATCGTTATCGCAAGCATGTCTTCCTTGGCTATCGCTGACCAGCCGGCATGAGTCGGCAACAGGCGATGGTGAAGTTGTGAGCCGGAATCAGTTTCAGGAGACGGGACGCGTTGCGATCATCGGGGCCGGGCTTGGCGGCCTCTGTCTTGCGCAGGGACTGCGGCGCGCCGGCATAACCGTCGACGTCTATGAGCGGGACGCCGCGCCCGACAGCCGCGACCAAGGATACCGGATCCGGATCAACGATTGCGGCCAGCGCGCGCTGGCGCAGTGCCTTCCCGACCATCTCTACCGGCTGTTTTGCGATACCTGTGCGAGGTCCGAGACCGGCGGGCGGTTCTGCGATCCGCAACTCGTGCCGGTGACGGGACGTGCGGCCGGGACTTGGCGTCCCTCCGTGGTCGACACCACGGGCGCGCAAGAGGAGGAGTTGGCGGAGCGGGGCGATCTCAGCGCCAACCGCCAGACCCTGCGCGAAATCCTGCTGTGCGGATTGCTGGACCGGGTGCATTTCGGCAAGTCGTTCCGCCGCTTCGACCTGAAGAGCGACGGCAAGGTTGCGATCGCCTTCGAGGATGGCAGCTCGGTTCAGTCCGACATCGTGGTGGCTGCGGATGGCGTCGGCTCGCCGGTGCGGGCGCAGCGCTGGCCGCATGCGCGGGCCGCCGACACTGGCTCCGTTTGCATCTACGGCACGACACGGCTTTCGCCCGAGATCCGGTCGCTGATCGCGCCGTCATTGTTGAGGGGAACGTCGGTGATTTTCGCCGATGGCTTCGCACTCATCGTCGACGCCATGCGTTTTCGGCAATCGCCGGTCACGGCCGGATGGCTGTGTGATGGTTCGCTCAGCCCCGTCGAGGACTATCTGTACTGGGCCTTCATCGGTCCGCGCGACTGCTTCGGCTTTGACGAGAGCGGCGATTTGCCGCCGGCGGGGCCGGCGCTGCGTTCGATCGTGGCGTGCCGCACCTACGACTGGCACCCCGGCCTGAGGGCGATGTTCGAACACGGCGAGCGATCGTCGCTTGCGATGCTGCCCGTCAGGAGCGTCGTGCTGCAGGCGGCCTGGATACCGACGCCGGTGACGATTCTGGGCGATGCGGCCCATGCGATGAGTCCCGCCGGTGGCCTCGGCGCCAATACCGCACTGGACGACGCAGCGCGGCTTGCCGGGCGGCTGGAGGAGGCGGCCGCCGGCGACCTCTCTCCTCTCGCAGCGATCGCGGCCTATGAGCACGACATGCGCTTGCGTGCAGGCGCTGCGATCCAGCTTTCACAACAGGGCGCGGCGCGCCTGTTTTCACCAGCATAGTCCCAGGGAGCAGCAGACCATGCCGTTCGATCCGGAATCCTTTACCGTCCATGATGTCTCGACCTTCCCGGTGGTGCGGGCGCGAAGCGAGGGCATGACGGAGGGCTATGCCCCGCAATGGGTGCAGGAGATGGAGGCGCTGCTCGCACGCGGCGAGCCCTATGTGCTGATGTTCGAGGGCGGGCGCGTCGACGAGGCCCATGAGGACCGCAAGCAGCGCGGGCTCTGGCTGAAGAAAAACAAGCAGGCGCTGCAGAAGGTCTGCCGGGCCTTGATCAGCATCGAACCGGATGCGCTGAAACGCGCGGCCTTCCGGCTTCAGGCCGTCGGTGCGGTCAAGGCGTTCGGTATTCCGATGGACGTGGTGGCGTCCGCGCCTGAAGCGGCGGCGTGCGCACGCCGGCGGCTGGAGGATCACCCCGAGGGGTAACCGAATCCGGCGTCGCCTTTGATCCGCCGAATTGTCGATTTCTAGCTGTTTCCGGGCTTGTCCCGGTCCGTCTCGTCTTGCATGAAGGAGGCTGGATTCGTGGGTGCTTCGGCCCCTGCGCCATACACAGCCGGTGAGATCGAGATGAGACTGCCCCGCGAAATCGGACCTATTCACTTCGTCGGGATCGGCGGCATCGGCATGAGCGGCATTGCCGAGGTGCTGAACAATCTCGGCTATACGGTGCGCGGCTCCGATGTGGCCGAGAGCGCCAACGTCAAGCGCCTGCGTGACAACGGCATCGCTGTCGTCGTCGGCCATGCGGCCGACAATGTGGCCGGCGCCGGTGTCATGGTGGTCTCGTCCGCCATCAAGCGCGACAATCCGGAATTGATGGCGGCGCGCGCCCAGCGCATTCCGGTGGTGCGCCGTGCCGAGATGCTGGCCGAGCTGATGCGGCTGAAGAGCTGTGTCGCGATCGCCGGCACCCACGGCAAGACCACCACCACCTCGATGGTGGCGACGCTGCTCGATGCCGGCAATCTCGATCCCACCGTGATCAATGGCGGCATCATCAATGCCTACGGCACCAATGCGCGGCTCGGCGCCGGCGAGTGGATGGTGGTGGAAGCCGACGAGAGCGACGGCACCTTCCTGAAGCTGCCCGCCGATGTCGCCATCGTCACCAATGTCGATCCCGAGCATCTCGATCACTTCAAGACCTTCGATGCGGTGCAGGAAGCGTTCCGCAATTTCGTCGAGAGCGTGCCGTTCTACGGCTTCGCCGTGATGTGCATCGATCATCCGGTGGTGCAGACCCTGGTTGGCAAGATCGAAGACCGCCGCATCATCACCTATGGCGAGAACCCGCAGGCCGACGTTCGCCTGATGAATCTCGCCGCCGCCAATGGCGGTTCGACTTTCAAGGTGTCGTTCCGCAATCGCAAGGACGGCTCGACCCACGAAATCGACAAGCTGGTGCTGCCGATGCCGGGGCGCCACAACGCGTCCAATGCGACCGCGGCGATCGCTGTGGCCCACGAACTCGGGCTTTCCGATGATGCCATCCGCAAGGCGCTGGCCGGCTTTGGCGGTGTCAAGCGCCGCTTCACCAAGACCGGCGACTGGAACGGCGTCACCGTGATCGACGACTACGGCCATCACCCGGTCGAGATCGCCGCCGTGCTGCGCGCCGCGCGCGACTCGACCAAGAACAAGGTGATCGCCGTGGTGCAGCCGCACCGCTACACCCGCCTGCAATCCCTGTTCGAAGAATTCTGCACCTGCTTCAACGACGCCGATACCGTCATCGTCGCCGACGTCTATCCGGCGGGCGAGGCGCCGATCGCGGGCATCGACCGCGATCATTTCGTGCTGGGGCTGCGCGCCCACGGCCATCGTGAGGTGATTCCGCTGAAAGATTCGACACAGCTCGCCGAGGTGGTTCGCGGCGTGGCCATGAGTGGCGACTATGTCGTCTGTCTTGGCGCCGGCAACATCACCCAGTGGGCCTATGCGCTTCCGGCGGAATTGAAAGCGTTGGAGACGGCGAATTGAGCTTTCCCGACCTGCTTCCCACTCTGACCTCCGCAATGCCCGACCTGCGCGGGCGATTGCTCGGCAATGAAGGTCTCGCGGCACTGACCTGGTTTCGTGTCGGCGGCCCCGCACAGGTGCTGTTCACACCGGCGGATGAAGACGATCTGGCTTATTTCCTGGCGCGGTTGCCGCAGGACATCCCGGTCTATCCGATTGGCGTCGGCTCCAACCTGATCGTGCGCGACGGTGGCGTGCCGGGCGTGGTGATCCGGTTGTCGCCGCGTGGCTTTGGCGAGGCCAAGGCGGATGGCGACACCGTGCGCGCCGGCACCGCGGCCCTCGACAAACGCGTGGCGGAGACGGCGGCGGCCGCCAACATCAGCGGGCTCGAATTCTATTTCGGCATTCCCGGCTCGATCGGCGGTGCGCTGCGCATGAACGCCGGCGCCAATGGCGGCGAGACCAAGGATGTGCTGGTGGAAGCGCGGGGTGTGACGCGCGCCGGCGATATCAGAACCTTCTCCAACGCCGACATGAAGTTCGTCTATCGCAACAGCGGCGTCGAGGATGGCGTGATCTTTACGTCTGCGCTGTATCGCGGTCGCATCAGTGATCCCGAAGCGATCCGCGCGCGGATGGCCGAGGTGCAAAACCATCGCGAGACCGCGCAGCCGATCCGGGAAAAGACCGGCGGTTCGACCTTCAAGAATCCGGCAGGACACAGCGCCTGGAAGCTGATCGATGTCGCCGGCCTGCGGGGCTTCCGTGTCGGCGGCGCCCAGGTCTCGGAGATGCATTGCAATTTCCTGATCAACACCGGCGACGCCACCGGTCACGACATCGAGACATTGGGCGAGACCGTGCGCACGAAGGTCAAAGAGACCTCCGGAATTGAGCTGCACTGGGAAATCAAGCGGATCGGAATCAACGGACGGGCATGATGCGCACGACCATTCTTTTCGGCGGCACCAACAAGGAGCGTCTGGTATCGGTGGCGTCCGCTCAGGCCCTGCACGCGGCTTTGCCCGACGCCGACCTGTGGTTCTGGGACATCGACGACACGGTGCATCAGGTGCAATCCGAACAACTGCTCGGTCATCTCAAGCCGTTCGAGGATCCGTTCAAGCCCGGCGATCGCGGTTTCGGTCTGGAGCAGGCGCTGGACCAGGCGAAGGATGAGGGGCGGGTGCTGGTGCTCGGCCTGCACGGCGGCCGGGCCGAGAACGGCGAGCTGCAGGCGATGTGCGAAATCCGCGGCATCCGGTTTACGGGGTCCGGTTCGGCGGCATCGAATCTCGCCTTCGACAAGATCGCCGCCAAACGGTTTGTCGCCACTGCGGGGGTCGAAGCGCCTGCCGCTGTGACATTGGACAATATGGAGGGCGCGTTCGCGCAGTACGGCCGGTTGATCGCCAAGCCCGCGCGGGATGGATCGAGCTACGGTCTCATTTTCGTCAATTCGACCCAGGACCTCGTTGCGGTCCGGACCGCAGCAAAGACCGAAGACTATGTGGTCGAGCCGTTCATCGCCGGCGTGGAGGCGACGTGCGGGGTGCTGGAGCAGTCCGATGGGTCGCTGATATCGCTGCCGCCGATCGAGATCATTCCGGCGGACGGCGGTTTCGGCTTCGACTACCGGGCCAAGTATCTGGCGAAAGCGACCCAGGAAATCTGCCCCGGGCGGTTTTCGCAGGAGATCACGGCCCTGTTGATGGACAAGGCGCTCAGGGCGCACCGGGTGCTGTCGTGCCGCGGCTATTCCCGAACCGACTTCATCATCTCGGACAAGGGGCCGATCTACCTCGAAACCAACACCCTGCCGGGCCTGACCAAGGCCTCGCTCTACCCGAAGGCGCTGAAGGCGCAGGGGATCGAATTCGTCGATTTCCTGCATGACCAGATCGCGCTGGCCGAAAAGCGGACCCAGATACAGCCGTGATCTCCCTGGAGGCCGGGAACCGAAGGGAACCAGAGTCGTCAACCGTAAAATTCTTACGATTTCGGAATAAACCGTTCTTCCGGCGCATCAAAATACGTCCAGATCCCCCCGGTTTTACCTTTTGTTTACCAGGAAGCCCGAAGGTTAACGCTGGCGGCGCATGACGCGCTTGGCTGCCAGGGCGTGAGCCGTGCGGATTTCCGTGACGACGACCGCATCGAGATGCGGGGGCCTGATCTGTTAGAGGTCAAAACCCACATTTGAGCCCGGCATGACCGAGACGTCACCTGCGCCAGAGCCTGCGATGTATGCAGGCATAACGTTTGACGAGCTCGTGCAATGGATGGTGGAGGACGCCTCGCTCGGTCGCTGAGACAGAAGGGGCCCCAATCCGAACAGACGACGACAACGGCGCGACGCGCTGCGCCGCGGGCTGCGCGCGCGGCTGACCGTTCGCGTCGCATGAGCTATCGCACCGCCGCCCAGGACGAGGACATGCCGCGTTTCCTGGTGCAGCTGCAGCGCCAGCTGCCGCGCCGGTTCGGGCTGTTCGCTACACTCTTTATATTGCTGGCCTCTCTCGTGCTCGGCGTGGTGAAGGGCAACCATGTCGACGACGTGGTGTCGACCCTGAGCGATGCCCGCAACGCAGCGGCCAATGCCGTCGGGTTCCGCATCACCAATGTCGCCATCAGCGGCCGCAAGCAGCTGACCCAGGATGAAGTGCTGGCGATCGGTGGCGTCACCGGCCGCTCGTCGCTGCTGTTCCTCGACGCCGCGACCGTGCGCGACAAGCTCAAGTCCAGCCCCTGGATCGCCGATGCCACCGTTCTCAAGCTCTATCCGGGACAACTGCAGATCGACATCACCGAGCGCAAGGCGTTCGCTCTCTGGCAGCAGGACGGCGCGCTATCGGTGATCGCCGAGGACGGCGCGGTGCTGGAGCCCTGGGTGTCCCGCCGTTTCACCTCGCTGCCGCTGGTGGTGGGCAAGGGCGCCGCAACCCGGGCCAAGGATTTCCTCACTTTGCTGGCGCAGTATCCGCAGGTGCGCTCCGCCGTGAAGGCCATCGTGTTCGTTGGCGAGCGCCGCTGGAATCTGCGCCTGGCCGACGGTCTTGACGTGCGGCTGCCGGAAGCCGGGCTCGAGAGCTCGCTGGCGCTGCTGTCGAAGCTCGACAAGGAAGACCGGCTGTTCTCCCGCGATATCACCGCCATCGACCTGCGGCTGCCGGATCGCGTCACCGTCCGGCTGTCCGACGATGCGGGCAAGGCGCGGGACGAGCTGCTCAAAGACAAGAAGCCGAAACGCAAGGCCAGTGACGCATGACCAGTCTCGACCGTCAGCTGACCCCCAAGACCCGCGCCATGCCGGCAAACCGCACCGCTTTGGTGGCGGCGCTTGATATCGGCACCAGCAAGGTGGCCTGCCTGATCGCCCGGCTGAAGCCGTGTCCGCCGAGCGAGGCGCTGCGCGGCCGTACCCACGCCATCGAATTGATCGGCATCAGTCACATCCAGTCGCTCGGCGTCAAAGCCGGTGCGGTGATCGATCTGGCCCAGTGCGAGCAGTCGGTCCGCCAGGCCATTTCGGTGGCCGAACGCATGGCCAAGGTGCGGGTCGAATCCGTGCTGCTGTCGGTGTCTGCCGGCCGCCTGCAGGGGCAGTTGATCGAAGCCGCCGCCGATATCCGCGGCGGCACGGTGTCGCCGGCCGATGTCGGCCGCGTCACCTCCACCGGCATGCACCACGCCACCGCCACGGGCCGCACCGCGCTGCACGCGCTGCCGGTCGGCTATTCGCTTGACGGCGTGAAGGGCATTCGCGATCCGCGCGGAATGGTCGCAAGCAAATTTGGTGTCGACATGAATGTCGTCACCGCCGACGCCTCCGCCTGCAAGAACCTGATGCTGGTGGTCGAGCGCTGTCATCTCAATGTCGAGGCCATGGCAGCCAGCCCCTACCTCGCCGGCCTCTCCGTGCTGACCGACGACGAGGTCGACACCGGTGCCGCCATCGTCGACATGGGCGCGGGAACGACGACCATCGCCACCTATTCGACCGGCCGCTTTGTCCATGCCAGCGGATTTGCGCTCGGCGGGCAACACATCACGATGGATTTGGCCCGTGGACTCGGCGCCTGCATTGCGGATGCGGAGCGAATCAAGACTTTATACGGTACCGTGCTGACGGGTGGTTCCGACGCGCGCGAGTTGATGAGCGTGCCTTCGGCAGACGACCACGACCGCGATGTGCCGCAGATCGTCTCCCGCGCCACCATCGCCAACATC is drawn from Bradyrhizobium prioriisuperbiae and contains these coding sequences:
- a CDS encoding LysR family transcriptional regulator, translating into MSRMDVNRSGEMEVFVRVVDLGGFSAAARTFRMTPSAVSKLLARLESRLGVRLVNRSTRKLQLTPEGSAYYERAIRILEDINAAEREATTGATPRGRLRVNTSVPFGLHRLLPLLPGFIKRYPGVSVDVSLTDTVVDLMEERADVAIRVGPLRESRLLARKLGESPMVVVAAPSYLAEHGTPRTPADLEHHNMLGFCFIKQVEGWPFRDDSGKTVSVLPSGNSLVSDGEAMQRLVVAGMGLARLTRFHVRTDIDAGRLVPVLEDFNPGDLEAIHAVFVGHGGQLPARVRAFLDYLVEHVKL
- a CDS encoding hemolysin family protein; this translates as MLALELGIVVVLIVVNGLLAMSELAVVSSRPARLAALVEKGVTGSRRALALASDPGKFLSTVQIGITLVGVLSGAFSGATLGQRLTALLVEAGLRQGVADAVGVGIVVSVITYASLIVGELVPKQIALRDPEAMAVRVAPAMTVVARISSPLVWLLDASGDAVLWLLGQRGEVSDKVSEDEIRTLIVEAENAGVLEPGEKEMIAGVMRLGDRPVGAVMTPRREVSMVDLSGDIGSVRSAFVASPHSRLVAHENNRDHPIGILHAKDLLDAFVAGSAIDVRALVKEAPAIPESVDARDVVAILKTSAVHMGLVFDEYGTFQGVVTSADILESIVGEFKNGDGPDELAWVQRDDGSYLLSGWMPVDDMADLLSVILPEGRDYQTVAGFALQHFETLPNVGQNFTRDGWRIEVVDMDGRRIDKLLAAREVAG
- the murG gene encoding undecaprenyldiphospho-muramoylpentapeptide beta-N-acetylglucosaminyltransferase — encoded protein: MTDAPLIILAAGGTGGHLFPAEALGTELLKRGLRVRLVTDARAVRYSGLFTPEMTDVVPSETVRSRSPLSLAKTGVLLATGTMIAFNLMRRLKPAAVIGFGGYPTLPPLIAARLAGRPSIIHDANAVMGRANKFLSGRVTAIATSLPGVLDHAPALAAKTTVTGTPMRPAILSAAGMAFVPPDVDGALRLLVVGGSQGARVMADIVPPAIERLEAALWRRLVLVQQVRQEDMARVRAVYDRLKINADLQPFFSDLPARLASSHLVISRSGAGTVAELAAIGRPSILVPLPGAIDQDQFANAGVLQRVDGAIRIVQSDFTPDRLATEISSLAAAPLRLTTMATRARSAGTLDAAQRLADLVMKVAGI
- a CDS encoding alpha/beta hydrolase, which produces MIRKLVKFAVRSLLLLLVLACAAAIAFRLAAALRETADRDQIMPASGKTIATRSGRIFIQDKGDTQAIPVVLIHGTAAWSQLWWRTTDALTSSGFRVIALDLPPFGFSDRPGDYTRGAQAARIDNILTTLGVTKAIIVGHSFGAGTALEYVMRHPDRTRGLVLVDAALGLTAPPSDPPWLLHPRWIRELLVSLTVTNPLATKTLLSQLIANKAAADAQTIGILQTPMRLKNSTADIADWLLYFTSADRGALSADRRAVAGIAAPTALLWGDKDTVTPLAQARDLQTLLPKASLDVLPGLGHIPQIEDSIAFNKALIAALRGM
- a CDS encoding MFS transporter, with the translated sequence MPLALYALTAGAFGIGVTEFVIMGLLIQVGADLGVSIPAAGLLISGYALGVVVGAPIMTIATSRWPRKTALLVLMAIFTIGNAACAIAPDYWTLMAARVLTAFAHGTFFGVGSVVATSLVAPNKKASAIAVMFTGLTVANILGVPFGTWLGQGFGWRATFWGVTVVGLAALAVIAAFVPRDTAVQEPTKLRDDLAVLGRRSVLVGLLTTVLSWVGVFAVFTYIAPILTRITGFQDAVVSPILLVFGAGLVAGNLVGGRLADRKLMPTLFGSLLGLTVVLGLMTFAIHSQIAAVVFVGLLGFAAFATVPPLQMWVLEKAHGAGQSLASSFNIAAFNLGNAIGAWLGGIVITHGPGLGAIPWVAALVPLAGLLLALFNQQLDQRRVQAVPAE